A segment of the Neoarius graeffei isolate fNeoGra1 chromosome 5, fNeoGra1.pri, whole genome shotgun sequence genome:
TTGAGTGCATCAATCAATCGATCAATTAAtgaaattgattgattgatcgctGCAAAAAAGACTTTCCCAACCTTCTCAACCAACAAATATATTCAGAATCTAGTTAGGTCAGATAGGTTCAACAGGACCGCCATAGATCAAGCCTTAAGcattacacatattgtaatcagaTTTCTTTCTGTAATGTGAGTCATATCCTATGCAGAGGCACACCAATTATTGCAATTACAATGGTTTAGACTAGCTATGTTATTGCTATATATTTGGATTTATGTGCATTTTTACAATGTCCCATTTTGTTCATGAAAGGACGATTAGGACCAATCCTGCAAAGATGGATATTGTAACACATTTCATCAACGACACTATCGAATTCTACAAATGGAGTCTTACCATTGCAGGTAAGTACAATTTCCTTGATTTGCTTCTTAATTCCATATGATACAGCAACTGTGATACATTATATCCTTGGGAACATGGATATCAGGTAAAACTGCAACTAAGAGAACAGCATGTTCACTATAATCGAATTTCCTCTGAGACTAATGAAACAGAAATGAGACAGCAGAAATGCTAAAAGCTATCAACTTATATCAGACATTAATATCAGATAATAGTCAAAGTCAGTAGCATTCTAAATAAAATGACCTATTACTGGTAGAATGCATTCGACACTATTAAAAATGTGAAGCTGCACTAAATATTTCTCTACAGTGCAGTCTTTCTGTGACACTGAAGCTTTTGTCTGAACCACACTGAATCCATTTTCCTTACTGAAGGTAGGAACTGAAAATGGATTCATTACAGACTTGGCAGAGTATCATTGCATCCAGTAAAGCCTGTGTTTTGCAGATAAGCATTGACTGCAATGTATTTGCATTCAAATACTAATGATAATGTTACGTGCTTCTTCCAAGACATGTGAAGCCAGTATTTTCCGAATTGCTATTCATGCTGTGTCATGAGGCGGCATAACACACTTGGAGTGGAGTAGGGGAGCGCTATCTGTCCTCTTCTGCATGCTTGAGCTCAAAGAAGCTCACAATTAGCTAGTGTTACTGTCATTGACAGAGGAGAGACATTCAAGCTCGCAATCTCTGGACAATAGGGCAAACACTTTTTTCATAGTCACTGTTtaatttaaattccaaatgtgtttgATTACAGAGTTAAAACTGTAATCATTTGGTCACTGTCCAGTTACTTACCGACAGCACTTGAAGCATTAAAGCTAGCTGTACCTGATTGGAGAATAGTAATGAATCAAATTTTAAATACTTGCTGGCTTTTTCGTTGTTCCAGACAAGCGTGTGGAAAAATGGCCTTTGATGGATTCTCCTCTCCCCACGCTGGCCATCAGCTCTTCATACCTGCTCTTCCTCTGGCTGGGGCCAAAATTCATGCGGAACAGGGAGCCTTTCCAGCTCAGGAAGACCCTTATTGTGTACAACTTCAGCATGGTTATCCTTAACTTCTTCATCTTCAAAGAGGTGCGTCCTGACAGGATATAGAAGTTAAGTAGCTTCAATAATTAGTAATAATAAATCCTAAATTTGACATAATGTATAGGAATTTGTCATTAATAAATGTGTCACAAAAATGTGTCATTCTTGACTTCCGCCTAAAGTTTCTCAGTGAGGCTTTTGCATGACCTGTCACTGAtcctttttaatgcatttaatTTAATGCATCTATATAATAGCTGTTGTTTGTTGTTCTATTACAGCTCTTCCTTACAGCAAGGGCAGCAAATTACAGCTACCTCTGCCAGCCAGTGGACTACTCTGATGACCCTAATGAAGTCAGGGTGAGTATGTTCCTCAAGAGGGGCTCTGATATGATTAACTGCAGTGTTCCTATGACTGTTGCCATGACTGAACCAGCCCATGGAAAACGAAACATGATGTAGACACTCAGCAACCTGATCCTtcccttttatcttgccaaggagtGGACTCATAGagggtgtatgagagagtgagctcAATTTGAATGCCAGTGCCATCAAGTGTAACGATTACCCAGCTTACATATGCTAAATGTCTTGATATTGTCTTATGGATATTTTTAATAACCCATATAAATCATTAGGAGGATGTCAAGGCCTGAAGCATACtttttagttatttaaaaaactACTATAAATTATTCCAAGGTACTGTAGCTAATTACAAGCTCGAATAACCAAAATAATAATCATGAAAGAACTCATTTATAATACAAATAAACTAAATGGTTATAAAATGTTTACGACATTGTATAAAACCCTTTACTTATTCCTAATGTTGTTTTTCCTAAACAGGTTGCAGCTGCTCTGTGGTGGTACTTTGTGTCAAAGGGGGTTGAATATCTGGACACAGTGTTTTTCATCCTTCGTAAGAAGTTCAACCATGTCAGCTTTTTGCACGTTTATCACCACTGCACCATGTTCACTCTGTGGTGGATTGGTATCAAATGGGTTGCAGGTGGACAGTGTAAGTATTTGATATAGTCATGACAGTTAAGAAACATTACTGCAATGTACAGCACatgcattcaggagtgaaaccacGTACAACAAAATTCATAGCCTCCTGCATGCAACCTGAAAACATTATTAAACAAgaattatgtaaggaataaaacatgacagggtatatgaaaataatcagtgacagagTGGTGTGATACCacctcaaagttgattatttttccaataacagcatgccctAAAGCAGATtaatcctcttacaccacagcaatttggatTCCAAGttattatttattaatgaatAACACGTTCCTTTGTAAACATTGGCACTTACATTTAATGTTCTGAAAAGTCaatgaaacaagttttttttaatcacttACACCATAACAGCTATAAAtagtcattccttcaccagcctttTTCTTCTCTCGCTTGAATTAATAAGACAAactgcagcttgtcatgtgactGATACACTAGAAAGCACTCtgttctgaagactttcccatggaggAAATATTACTGATTGTTAGAAATACTGATATtggaaactccttccataaatgttaaataaacatctcctaacagaaaacttcaccataatcAACAGTTATGCATTTTCTTCATTAAATAACACtgttttaaaaatctgtttataATAAGGTTGAGATTATGTTGCACATATCCAGGTGAATAAGTTGTAACTTATTCACCTGGATGTAATAAGTTATGTTACAAATCCAGGTGAATAAGTTGTAACTACTAAATTAATAGTGCGTTAAAATTAGAGCATTCATACA
Coding sequences within it:
- the elovl4a gene encoding elongation of very long chain fatty acids protein 4a encodes the protein MDIVTHFINDTIEFYKWSLTIADKRVEKWPLMDSPLPTLAISSSYLLFLWLGPKFMRNREPFQLRKTLIVYNFSMVILNFFIFKELFLTARAANYSYLCQPVDYSDDPNEVRVAAALWWYFVSKGVEYLDTVFFILRKKFNHVSFLHVYHHCTMFTLWWIGIKWVAGGQSFFGAHMNAAIHVLMYLYYGLAACGPKIQKYLWWKKYLTIIQMIQFHVTIGHTALSLYTDCPFPKWMHWCLIGYALTFIVLFGNFYYQTYRRQPRREGLFKSGKVLSNGAPNGMAVSNGVSGKMMEKPVVAENGRRKRKGRAKRD